The window AACGGATCAGGAGGTCTTTCGGTTATATCTGAATCGGTTTATCACAGAGAAGAGCAGCTGATACCAGCTGTTCTCTTTCCCTTAAACGGATTGGATATTCTGCGGCTGTTCTGCTTGATTCTGTTCTTTCTCTGGTTCTTTTTCCTCTTTTTTTACTTTTGGTTTCCCTGTTTTTTCTATCTCATCGCCTTCTTCTATATACTCACGGACATCTGGCGGCACCAGTTTTCGATACAGCCTGTTCAGTGTTTCTTCCAGTTCCTGCTCCAAAGATACTTCTTTTTTTGCCGCATATCGCTTTAGCGCCAAGTACTTGCTGGTTTCAAACTTCACCTGTATCGCAGAAAGTTTCATGACCCCCACCTCCTTCTGCAGTCACATCTGCGGTTCCAAGCAGTCTTCTTTTTCTGAAATCTCACACTCAATCTCCTGAAACTGATCCAAGTTCGGCAGATAGCCGGAATAAACTTCACCGCTTTTTTCATCACGGCTGATCAAAACACCAAACTCCGCATCCTCTTTTTGGATAAACAGGCAGTGCAACGTCATCTGCTGATCAAAATACTGCAGTTCTGCGTTATCCGTAATGAAGGAAGCCTCCTGCCTGATGTTTTCTCCAAAGAACCAGAAGTCCTCATCACTGAGAGAAATGACTTTCTCGATCACCACACAGCCTTTGTTTGGCTCATCAGGGTTATAGTAAAACATCGCATCTCCCAACTCACGATAAAACAG of the Anaerotignum faecicola genome contains:
- a CDS encoding DUF6103 family protein, with amino-acid sequence MKLSAIQVKFETSKYLALKRYAAKKEVSLEQELEETLNRLYRKLVPPDVREYIEEGDEIEKTGKPKVKKEEKEPEKEQNQAEQPQNIQSV